In one window of Tumebacillus algifaecis DNA:
- a CDS encoding nucleobase:cation symporter-2 family protein, translating into MVTPQKTFALGLQHVLAMYAGAVIVPLIIGAALQLTPSQMAYLIAADLFTCGIATLLQVLGTRYVGIKMPVVLGCTFTAVGPIIAISLSSNLATAYGAIIVAGLFVFLAAPLFGKLLRFFPTVVTGSVVTIIGLSLIPVAMNNAAGGQGAPDFGQPRNLLLALGTLLLILVINRFFTGFIRSISVLLGLIAGTILASFLGMVNFSTVSEASWVSIVQPFYFGTPEFNIVAILTMILVCLISMVESTGVYFALGKITDKKIGQNDIVKGLRAEGIGIVLGGIFNAFPYTAYSQNVGLVSMTRIKSRSVIIAAGLLLIVLGLLPKLAALTTVIPNPVLGGAMVAMFGMVVASGINILSDVDFTRNENLLIAACSIAVGLGSAAVPQMFDQLPTMLKMLLQNGIVTGSVTAIALNIFLNMKGDSAKNSASTPLVTEANASH; encoded by the coding sequence ATGGTAACGCCACAGAAGACGTTCGCACTCGGCCTTCAACACGTGCTTGCCATGTATGCCGGCGCTGTCATCGTACCTCTGATCATTGGCGCTGCCTTGCAGTTAACCCCCTCGCAGATGGCCTATCTGATCGCAGCCGATCTGTTTACCTGCGGGATCGCAACGCTTTTACAAGTGCTCGGCACCCGTTACGTCGGGATCAAAATGCCCGTCGTGCTCGGCTGTACGTTTACAGCCGTCGGACCGATCATCGCGATTTCCCTGTCCTCCAACCTTGCCACCGCCTATGGGGCAATCATCGTGGCCGGACTGTTCGTTTTCCTTGCCGCGCCACTGTTCGGTAAATTGCTACGCTTTTTCCCGACCGTTGTCACCGGCTCTGTCGTGACGATCATCGGTCTTTCCCTAATCCCGGTGGCAATGAACAACGCCGCCGGTGGCCAAGGTGCTCCCGATTTCGGCCAGCCGCGCAACCTGCTGCTCGCCCTTGGCACGCTTCTGTTGATCCTCGTGATCAACCGCTTTTTTACAGGCTTCATCCGTTCCATCTCCGTTCTGCTCGGCCTGATCGCAGGCACGATCCTTGCCTCCTTTCTAGGCATGGTCAATTTTTCCACCGTTTCCGAAGCATCCTGGGTGAGCATAGTCCAGCCGTTCTACTTCGGCACACCGGAATTTAACATCGTGGCGATCCTCACGATGATCCTCGTCTGCCTGATTTCGATGGTCGAATCGACCGGCGTCTATTTCGCCCTTGGCAAGATCACCGACAAAAAGATCGGTCAGAACGACATCGTGAAAGGATTGCGCGCAGAAGGCATCGGCATCGTGCTCGGCGGCATTTTCAACGCCTTCCCGTACACTGCCTATTCGCAAAACGTCGGTCTCGTCTCGATGACCCGCATCAAGTCGCGCAGCGTCATCATCGCCGCTGGCCTTCTGCTCATCGTGCTCGGTCTCCTGCCGAAACTGGCAGCTTTGACCACCGTCATCCCGAATCCCGTGCTTGGCGGTGCCATGGTGGCAATGTTCGGCATGGTCGTCGCCTCTGGTATCAATATCCTGAGTGATGTTGACTTCACGCGCAACGAAAACCTGCTGATCGCAGCCTGCTCGATCGCCGTCGGTCTCGGCTCTGCCGCGGTGCCGCAAATGTTTGACCAACTCCCGACCATGCTGAAAATGCTTTTGCAAAACGGCATCGTCACCGGCTCGGTCACCGCAATTGCCCTGAACATCTTCCTGAATATGAAAGGTGACTCGGCAAAAAATTCAGCATCCACTCCGCTTGTTACTGAGGCCAATGCGTCTCATTAA
- a CDS encoding glutathionylspermidine synthase family protein, whose protein sequence is MNYEARRAQIYKPLQAEGIFTWDWMYGEEYALADLHLIRADFRREIAVATERLGAIFTKMVGVIQQGDDQLLLELGIPQAALTAVRVGMPVPSATVVGRFDFAPTANGLKMLELNADTPTGIVEAFHVNGQVCAAYGVADPNDGCDEQLALAFQDVLKAYADSGMATERIWFSALDWHEEDAGTTKYLLARSELPGNFVALADLRVLDDRLYALQGEELHPVDVLYRLHALEKLVEDRDEDGYPTGEHLLRLIAERRVAIINPPSAFLAQTKALQALIWNLHEQGQFFTQAEHETIATYMLPTYLENRFQGSKAYVAKPIWGREGGAVSLFTADGVPIERDADEFYWEQPMIYQELVELETVEVQTLKGTYRGHLLYGSFWIGGQASAINLRVGGRITGNLSYFLPVGIQE, encoded by the coding sequence ATGAACTACGAAGCGCGCAGGGCGCAGATTTATAAACCTTTGCAAGCGGAAGGCATCTTTACGTGGGATTGGATGTATGGAGAGGAGTACGCGCTGGCCGATCTGCATCTGATCCGCGCAGATTTTCGACGCGAGATCGCCGTGGCGACCGAGCGGCTCGGCGCGATTTTTACGAAAATGGTCGGAGTGATCCAGCAGGGAGATGACCAACTGTTGCTGGAGCTCGGCATTCCGCAGGCGGCGCTTACCGCCGTGCGGGTAGGGATGCCAGTGCCCTCGGCGACGGTGGTCGGTCGATTCGATTTTGCCCCGACCGCAAACGGCTTGAAGATGCTGGAGTTGAATGCGGACACGCCGACGGGGATCGTCGAAGCGTTTCATGTGAACGGGCAAGTGTGCGCCGCCTACGGGGTAGCCGATCCGAACGATGGCTGTGACGAGCAGTTGGCTTTGGCTTTTCAAGATGTGCTGAAAGCGTATGCAGACAGCGGGATGGCGACGGAACGCATCTGGTTTTCGGCCCTCGATTGGCATGAGGAAGATGCCGGGACGACCAAGTATCTGTTGGCGCGATCCGAATTGCCGGGGAACTTTGTCGCCTTGGCCGATCTGCGGGTGCTGGATGACCGTTTATACGCCCTGCAAGGCGAGGAATTGCATCCGGTCGATGTGCTGTACCGATTGCACGCGTTGGAAAAGCTGGTCGAGGATCGGGACGAGGACGGCTATCCGACCGGGGAGCATCTGCTGCGGCTGATCGCAGAACGGCGTGTGGCGATCATCAATCCACCGTCCGCCTTTCTCGCACAGACCAAAGCGCTGCAAGCGTTGATTTGGAATTTGCATGAGCAAGGGCAGTTTTTTACGCAGGCTGAGCATGAGACGATCGCCACCTACATGCTGCCGACCTATTTGGAAAATCGCTTTCAGGGGAGCAAGGCGTATGTTGCCAAGCCGATCTGGGGACGTGAAGGCGGAGCGGTGTCCTTGTTTACAGCTGACGGCGTTCCGATCGAGCGCGATGCTGACGAGTTCTACTGGGAGCAACCGATGATCTATCAGGAGTTGGTGGAGTTGGAGACGGTCGAAGTGCAGACGCTAAAAGGCACCTATCGCGGCCATCTGCTCTATGGCTCGTTTTGGATCGGCGGGCAAGCATCTGCCATCAATCTGCGTGTGGGCGGGCGGATCACCGGGAATCTATCCTATTTTCTGCCCGTAGGCATACAAGAGTAG
- a CDS encoding DUF350 domain-containing protein, producing the protein MMQWEGIVNFLIYLGVALPILGFGLFVFMITTPYKEYQLIAEGSQTDDPRKMAAAKAVAHDLGGKVIGLAIVLASAIFHSLNLVDLVIWGVLGTVFQVAVFYLLELVAPFKVVSEIPKGNVSVGIFTSRLSIAVGIMMAALISY; encoded by the coding sequence ATGATGCAGTGGGAAGGCATTGTTAATTTTTTGATCTATCTAGGGGTGGCACTGCCGATTTTAGGCTTTGGTCTGTTCGTGTTTATGATCACGACGCCTTACAAGGAATATCAACTGATCGCGGAAGGTTCGCAGACGGACGACCCGCGCAAGATGGCGGCGGCCAAGGCGGTGGCGCACGACTTGGGCGGCAAAGTGATTGGGCTTGCGATCGTGCTGGCCTCGGCGATCTTCCATTCGCTGAATCTGGTCGATCTGGTGATCTGGGGCGTGCTGGGCACGGTGTTTCAGGTGGCGGTGTTCTACCTGTTAGAACTGGTCGCGCCGTTCAAAGTGGTCTCTGAAATTCCGAAGGGCAACGTGTCGGTCGGCATTTTCACTTCGCGTTTGAGCATCGCAGTAGGCATTATGATGGCGGCACTGATCTCGTATTAA
- the mscL gene encoding large-conductance mechanosensitive channel protein MscL produces MVFKEFREFAVKGNIIDLAIGVVVGAAFGKIVTSFTNDILMPPIGLLLGKVDFSNLFLNLSSTSYATLTEAKNAGAPTLNYGLFLNNVLDFLIISFSIFLVVRQLNKLKRKKEELPADPTTKECPHCIEQIPIQATKCKYCTSSLEPQTSTEP; encoded by the coding sequence ATCGTTTTTAAAGAATTTAGGGAATTCGCCGTCAAAGGCAACATCATCGATCTAGCCATCGGTGTCGTGGTGGGAGCCGCTTTTGGCAAAATTGTCACTTCCTTCACCAACGACATCCTGATGCCACCGATCGGACTCTTGCTTGGCAAAGTCGATTTTTCCAACCTGTTTCTCAACCTGTCCTCCACTTCCTACGCGACGCTAACGGAAGCGAAGAACGCGGGTGCTCCGACGCTCAACTACGGATTGTTTCTCAACAACGTGCTCGACTTCTTGATCATCTCCTTTTCGATCTTCCTCGTCGTTCGCCAGTTGAACAAGCTCAAGCGCAAAAAAGAGGAGCTTCCGGCCGATCCGACAACCAAAGAATGTCCGCACTGCATCGAACAGATCCCGATTCAGGCGACCAAGTGCAAATATTGCACATCCAGCCTCGAACCGCAAACAAGCACGGAGCCATAA
- a CDS encoding MFS transporter: MSKSVAQARPPLWTRDFFATALSNLFLFMGFQMLIPTLPVYVSNMGGDQTQVGLVIGIFTISALLIRPFAGKWLDTVGRRKILLIGLVIYLLSVIGYYWAAAVAFVLLLRVVHGFGWGLTTTAYGTIVADIIPAQRRGEGMGYYGLSSNLAMALAPLLGIWLMESYGFGLVFAISTGLTVLAILLSQLIKIAPPVRREPTADASAGKEGLFEKKAFFPSFLVLFIAISYGGIVSFITLFAQEVGIANVGWFFLANAVMVMLVRPFAGVLFDRKGHQWILWPGALFTAAGLLLLSYTDSVGMLVAAAVCYGIGFGAIQPSLQAWTINRVPPHRRGAANGTYFSAFDLGIGAGAMLLGAVAKTTSYAGMYRLSVLLVVGYLIAYGVYLLRNRKRQEPA, encoded by the coding sequence GTGAGTAAGTCGGTCGCCCAAGCACGACCTCCGCTGTGGACGCGGGACTTTTTTGCCACAGCGCTCTCCAACCTGTTTTTGTTTATGGGCTTTCAGATGCTGATCCCGACCCTGCCTGTCTATGTCAGCAACATGGGCGGGGATCAGACGCAGGTCGGTTTGGTCATCGGGATTTTTACGATCTCCGCCCTGTTGATCAGACCGTTTGCCGGCAAATGGCTCGATACGGTCGGACGGCGCAAAATCCTGCTGATCGGACTTGTGATCTATCTATTGTCGGTCATCGGTTATTACTGGGCGGCCGCCGTCGCTTTTGTCCTGCTTTTGCGCGTGGTGCACGGCTTTGGCTGGGGATTGACGACGACCGCCTATGGCACGATCGTAGCCGACATCATCCCGGCACAGCGGCGCGGGGAAGGCATGGGCTACTACGGCCTGTCCAGCAATTTGGCGATGGCGCTCGCTCCCCTGCTCGGCATCTGGCTGATGGAAAGCTACGGGTTTGGCTTGGTCTTTGCGATCTCGACAGGGCTTACCGTCTTGGCGATTTTGTTGTCACAGCTGATCAAGATCGCGCCTCCTGTGCGCCGCGAACCAACGGCGGACGCTTCGGCAGGAAAAGAGGGGCTTTTTGAGAAAAAGGCGTTTTTCCCCTCGTTTTTGGTCTTGTTTATAGCGATCTCCTATGGCGGGATCGTCAGTTTTATCACCTTGTTCGCTCAAGAGGTGGGAATCGCCAACGTCGGCTGGTTCTTCCTTGCCAATGCGGTGATGGTGATGCTGGTCCGGCCATTTGCCGGCGTGCTATTTGACCGCAAAGGACACCAGTGGATACTGTGGCCCGGTGCGCTCTTTACGGCGGCCGGACTGCTGCTGTTGTCGTACACCGACAGCGTCGGGATGTTGGTCGCAGCTGCCGTCTGCTACGGCATCGGCTTTGGCGCGATCCAGCCGTCTTTGCAAGCCTGGACGATCAACCGCGTCCCGCCGCACCGCCGCGGCGCGGCCAACGGCACCTATTTTTCCGCTTTCGACCTCGGCATCGGTGCGGGGGCGATGTTGCTCGGCGCTGTCGCCAAAACGACCTCCTACGCCGGGATGTATCGCTTGTCGGTGCTGTTGGTCGTCGGCTATCTGATCGCCTATGGCGTGTATTTGCTACGCAACAGGAAGCGGCAGGAACCTGCCTAA
- a CDS encoding DsbA family oxidoreductase, translating to MVVDLKIFSDYICPFCYIGKGLIDRLKEEFEIRDEWVNIEIHPDTPAEGVLLTEKFNVPDADALFEGVRRAGAAYGIEFGKADKLFNSRLAIEASEFARDHGKFEAYHQLVFQANFTAARDISDVNVLLDLAEQIGLDRAKLQTALAERHYAQRVEAAQDQAAQFGVSGTPTFIVNNKYRVVGAQPLDAFRDMLKRIEEEAVRE from the coding sequence ATGGTAGTTGACCTGAAGATCTTCTCCGATTATATCTGCCCGTTCTGCTATATCGGCAAGGGTCTGATCGATCGGCTAAAAGAGGAATTTGAGATTCGCGACGAATGGGTGAACATCGAGATTCATCCGGACACTCCGGCAGAAGGGGTACTCTTGACCGAGAAGTTTAACGTTCCGGATGCGGATGCGCTGTTTGAAGGGGTTCGTCGCGCAGGTGCGGCGTATGGAATCGAGTTTGGCAAAGCTGACAAGCTGTTCAATTCGCGGTTGGCGATCGAAGCGAGCGAATTTGCTCGGGATCACGGCAAGTTCGAAGCGTACCACCAGTTGGTGTTTCAAGCCAACTTCACAGCGGCGCGCGACATCAGCGATGTCAACGTGTTGCTCGATTTGGCCGAACAGATCGGACTGGATCGCGCCAAATTGCAGACAGCGCTTGCCGAGCGACACTATGCACAGCGCGTAGAAGCCGCCCAAGACCAAGCCGCTCAATTCGGTGTCTCCGGGACGCCGACGTTTATTGTCAACAACAAGTACCGCGTGGTCGGAGCACAGCCCTTGGATGCGTTTCGTGATATGCTGAAACGCATCGAGGAGGAGGCGGTTCGTGAGTAA
- a CDS encoding carbon-nitrogen hydrolase family protein, with protein MTTPLVGTVTYELKPLQSVEEYWQTVQMHVQSAQRHHVRLLVFPEYQTAQLLALQPEMTHAEAIAYLDSFTDQYVEHFSRLAQENEMTILGGTHIVKEGDGYVNKAYLFYPDGRIETQNKVHTTPEERKMWKLTPGEEFAVFDTELGKAAILTCYDIEFPETARIVADMGAEIILCPSYTDAAAGFYRVRYCAQARAVENQLFVVMSGLVGSVPGVEQIDMAYSQGGVFAPCDYPFAPDGILADGVLNASMVTTAPIDLAQLHDNRTQGNVSPYYDRKPELYAKYPSVVAKA; from the coding sequence ATGACAACTCCATTGGTCGGAACGGTGACCTATGAGCTCAAACCGTTGCAATCGGTTGAAGAATACTGGCAGACGGTGCAAATGCACGTGCAGTCGGCACAGCGGCATCATGTACGTCTGCTGGTGTTTCCCGAATATCAGACAGCACAACTGCTGGCGCTACAGCCGGAGATGACCCATGCGGAAGCGATCGCCTATCTGGACAGCTTCACCGATCAGTACGTGGAGCACTTCTCCCGACTGGCACAGGAAAATGAAATGACGATCCTCGGCGGGACGCACATCGTCAAGGAAGGCGACGGGTATGTGAACAAAGCCTACCTGTTCTATCCGGACGGACGCATCGAGACCCAGAACAAAGTGCACACCACGCCGGAGGAGCGCAAAATGTGGAAGTTGACGCCTGGCGAAGAGTTTGCCGTGTTTGACACCGAGCTTGGCAAAGCGGCGATTCTGACCTGCTACGACATCGAGTTCCCAGAAACGGCGCGCATCGTGGCCGACATGGGAGCGGAGATCATCCTGTGCCCCTCGTACACCGATGCGGCAGCCGGCTTTTATCGCGTTCGCTACTGCGCACAGGCGCGTGCCGTGGAGAACCAACTGTTCGTCGTGATGAGCGGTCTGGTCGGCAGTGTCCCCGGCGTGGAACAGATCGACATGGCCTACTCGCAAGGAGGCGTTTTCGCGCCGTGCGACTATCCATTTGCTCCGGACGGGATTCTCGCCGATGGCGTGCTCAACGCCAGCATGGTGACGACCGCCCCGATCGATCTGGCGCAATTGCATGATAACCGTACCCAAGGCAACGTCTCCCCTTATTATGACCGCAAACCGGAGCTGTACGCCAAATATCCAAGCGTTGTCGCCAAAGCGTGA
- a CDS encoding GNAT family N-acetyltransferase, translating into MTVQIRPYTLEDFAGLLEVQREAFPPPFPEELWWQREQIAAHVNTFPQGTMLAVVDGVIAGSATSLLIKHDGKPHTWAEVSDNGWIAGRHQPDGDSLYGIDVCVRPSFRGKGVAKALYQARQQLVVELGLKRFLAGCRIPNFHEHADKMSAEQYVERVVSGELSDLVLSFMLKQGLRPLQVLDDYLEDAESLHKAVLVEWPNPDLIR; encoded by the coding sequence GTGACCGTGCAAATTCGTCCCTATACGCTCGAAGATTTTGCAGGTTTGCTTGAGGTGCAGCGTGAAGCGTTTCCGCCTCCGTTCCCAGAGGAATTGTGGTGGCAGCGCGAACAGATCGCCGCACACGTCAACACCTTTCCCCAAGGCACGATGCTCGCTGTCGTGGACGGTGTGATCGCAGGCTCAGCAACATCGCTTTTGATCAAGCATGACGGCAAGCCGCACACGTGGGCCGAAGTGTCTGACAACGGCTGGATTGCAGGTCGCCATCAACCGGACGGTGACAGCCTGTACGGGATCGATGTCTGTGTGCGACCGTCCTTTCGGGGCAAAGGAGTAGCCAAAGCGCTGTATCAGGCCCGCCAGCAGTTGGTGGTCGAGCTTGGGCTGAAGCGATTTTTGGCCGGGTGCCGCATTCCAAACTTCCATGAACATGCAGACAAGATGAGCGCCGAACAGTATGTGGAGCGCGTGGTCAGCGGTGAGCTGTCCGACTTGGTGCTGTCGTTCATGTTGAAACAGGGATTGCGTCCGCTGCAAGTTCTGGACGATTACTTAGAAGATGCAGAGTCTTTGCACAAAGCGGTGTTGGTCGAATGGCCCAACCCCGATTTGATTCGATAA
- a CDS encoding ABC transporter transmembrane domain-containing protein, translated as MSIFRDLMWYFRMEKKSYATGVIILLFVAALNLVPPYVVGVVVDDVNQGTLTGGELFKWMLWLLAIGVSIYILRYIWRIFIFGAAFRLSKLLRNRLFKHFTNLSPQFYHKRRTGDLMAHATNDISAIELTAGDGVLTLVDSIAMGGAVIIAMAVTISWELTLITLLPMPIMVYAEVRYGNLLHERFHKAQEAFSTLNDKVQENIAGVRVIKAFGQENAEKKEFETLTKDTAHKNIEVAKIDSLFDPTISLVVGLSFFLAVSVGGYFVVQEKITLGQLTQFTILLGHLIWPMLAFGWLFNIVERGRASYDRVDALLNIKSEVWNKEDAQKEVPSGDITYAIDAFSYPEKETSALQDIHIELKRGQTLGIVGKTGAGKSTLLRLLLREFDVNAGDIRIGDTSIYDYKLRWLRSAIGYVPQDHFLFSATIAENIAFGRPGATMDEVVQAAKLACIHDDILHFEEGYKTVVGERGVTLSGGQKQRISIARALLMNPEVLILDDSLSAVDAKTEKAILDALKAYRQDKTTLISAHRLSAIEHAESIVVLEEGQIVERGRHDELMAGDGWYAMMYQNQQLESLVEQGGGSDRGDAKTASLPDSAS; from the coding sequence ATGAGTATTTTTCGAGATTTGATGTGGTATTTCAGGATGGAGAAGAAATCGTATGCGACAGGTGTGATCATCCTGTTGTTCGTGGCCGCCCTGAATCTGGTACCACCGTATGTGGTCGGCGTGGTCGTCGATGACGTCAACCAAGGTACGCTGACAGGTGGCGAATTGTTCAAGTGGATGCTGTGGCTGTTGGCGATCGGGGTTAGCATTTATATCCTGCGCTATATCTGGCGGATCTTCATCTTCGGCGCTGCGTTTCGACTGAGCAAACTGCTGCGCAACCGCTTGTTTAAACACTTTACCAATTTGTCGCCGCAGTTTTACCACAAACGCCGCACCGGGGACTTGATGGCCCATGCCACCAACGACATCTCGGCGATCGAACTGACCGCAGGCGACGGGGTGTTGACGCTGGTGGACTCGATTGCGATGGGGGGAGCTGTCATCATCGCGATGGCTGTGACGATCTCCTGGGAACTGACGCTTATCACCTTGCTGCCGATGCCGATCATGGTCTACGCGGAGGTGCGCTATGGCAATCTGTTGCACGAGCGCTTCCACAAGGCGCAGGAGGCGTTCTCCACACTCAATGACAAGGTGCAGGAGAACATCGCCGGCGTCCGCGTGATCAAAGCGTTCGGGCAAGAGAATGCAGAGAAGAAAGAGTTTGAAACACTGACCAAAGACACGGCTCACAAAAACATCGAAGTGGCGAAGATCGATTCCCTGTTCGACCCGACCATCTCCTTGGTCGTCGGTCTGTCTTTCTTCCTCGCCGTATCGGTTGGCGGCTATTTTGTGGTCCAGGAAAAAATTACCCTCGGTCAACTCACGCAGTTCACCATCCTGCTCGGCCATCTGATCTGGCCGATGTTGGCCTTTGGCTGGCTGTTCAACATCGTCGAGCGCGGTCGCGCTTCCTATGACCGCGTCGATGCACTGCTCAACATCAAGTCGGAAGTCTGGAACAAAGAGGACGCGCAAAAAGAGGTGCCGAGCGGCGACATCACGTATGCGATCGACGCCTTCTCCTATCCGGAAAAAGAGACATCGGCCTTGCAAGACATCCACATCGAGCTGAAACGAGGCCAGACGCTCGGCATCGTCGGCAAGACGGGAGCGGGCAAATCGACACTGCTGCGCCTGCTCCTGCGCGAGTTCGATGTGAACGCAGGAGACATTCGGATCGGCGACACGTCGATCTATGACTACAAACTGCGCTGGCTGCGCTCAGCGATCGGGTATGTGCCGCAAGATCATTTCCTCTTCTCGGCGACCATCGCAGAAAACATCGCGTTTGGTCGCCCAGGTGCGACGATGGACGAAGTGGTGCAGGCGGCGAAGCTGGCCTGTATTCACGATGACATCCTGCACTTTGAAGAAGGTTACAAAACGGTGGTCGGCGAGCGTGGCGTCACGCTGTCCGGCGGGCAGAAACAACGGATTTCGATCGCGCGCGCTCTGCTGATGAACCCGGAAGTGCTGATTCTTGACGACTCGCTGTCCGCCGTTGACGCTAAGACGGAAAAGGCGATCCTCGATGCGCTAAAAGCGTATCGACAAGACAAAACGACGCTGATTTCGGCCCATCGCCTCTCTGCGATCGAACATGCGGAAAGCATCGTCGTGCTCGAAGAAGGCCAGATCGTCGAGCGGGGCCGACACGACGAACTGATGGCGGGTGACGGCTGGTACGCGATGATGTATCAGAACCAGCAGTTAGAATCGCTGGTGGAACAAGGAGGTGGATCGGACCGTGGTGATGCGAAGACTGCTTCGTTACCTGATTCCGCATCGTAA
- a CDS encoding ABC transporter ATP-binding protein — MRRLLRYLIPHRKALITAFVMLALATAADVAGPQLVRIFIDDYLTPRQFDRDMLILLGAGYLVLHVSGVLINYFQLLSFHKIAHWIVRQLRIDVFSKVQHLGLEFFDRTPGGSLVSRVTNDTEAVKELFVSVLSAFVQSIVLMIGILVGLFILDPKLAGLFTIVAPLIIVLMWIYRKISSKVFHLSREKLSQLNARLAESIQGMTIIQAFHQEKRMREEFGQTNDEHYRANMKRLKINGLLLRPLVDLLYMFALILILGYFGVESLTTYVSVGVIYAFLNYLDRFFEPVNQMMFRLAQMQEALVAAERVFQLLDQDRYAPTQEGTDNPVLGEGLIEFKDVTFSYDGSNNVLKNISFTAKPGQTVALVGHTGSGKSTIINLLMRFYKLSDGEITIDGAPLQSFSEAELRNRLGLVLQDPFLFVGDVKQNIRLHNERITDEEIISAAQFVQADPFIQKLPHGYDEPVGERGATFSSGQRQLLSFARTMALQPKVLVLDEATASVDTETEEMIQQALEKMRRGRTTIAIAHRLSTIQDADLILVLHRGEIVERGTHQELLAEQGLYHKMYLLQQGAVETAAV, encoded by the coding sequence ATGCGAAGACTGCTTCGTTACCTGATTCCGCATCGTAAGGCGCTGATCACCGCGTTTGTGATGTTGGCGCTGGCGACGGCGGCCGATGTAGCTGGGCCGCAACTGGTACGGATTTTTATCGATGATTATTTGACGCCGCGGCAATTTGACCGCGACATGCTGATCTTGCTTGGCGCAGGCTATCTGGTTCTGCATGTGTCGGGCGTGTTGATCAACTATTTTCAACTGCTGTCCTTTCATAAAATCGCCCACTGGATCGTCCGCCAACTGCGGATCGACGTATTCAGCAAAGTGCAACATCTGGGCTTGGAGTTTTTTGACCGCACACCGGGCGGCTCGCTCGTCTCGCGGGTGACGAACGATACGGAAGCGGTCAAGGAGCTGTTCGTCTCCGTCCTGTCCGCCTTCGTGCAGAGCATCGTCCTGATGATCGGGATTCTGGTCGGCCTGTTCATCCTCGACCCGAAACTGGCTGGCCTGTTTACGATTGTGGCCCCGCTGATCATTGTTCTGATGTGGATCTACCGCAAAATCAGTTCGAAAGTCTTCCATCTTTCGCGGGAGAAGCTGAGCCAGTTGAATGCGCGGCTTGCCGAATCGATTCAAGGCATGACGATCATCCAAGCGTTCCATCAGGAAAAACGGATGCGCGAAGAGTTCGGCCAGACCAATGATGAGCACTACCGGGCGAACATGAAGCGCCTGAAGATCAACGGCTTGCTCCTGCGTCCGTTGGTCGATCTGCTCTACATGTTCGCCTTGATCCTGATCCTCGGCTATTTCGGGGTCGAATCCCTGACGACCTACGTATCAGTCGGTGTGATCTATGCGTTCCTGAACTACCTCGACCGCTTCTTCGAGCCGGTCAACCAAATGATGTTCCGTCTGGCCCAGATGCAAGAGGCTTTGGTCGCAGCAGAGCGCGTGTTCCAACTGCTCGACCAAGACCGCTATGCGCCGACCCAAGAGGGCACAGACAACCCGGTGCTAGGCGAAGGGCTGATCGAGTTTAAAGATGTGACCTTCTCCTACGACGGTTCCAATAACGTGCTGAAAAATATCTCCTTCACCGCCAAGCCAGGGCAGACGGTCGCACTCGTCGGCCACACGGGCAGCGGGAAGAGCACGATCATCAACCTGCTGATGCGCTTTTACAAGTTGAGCGACGGTGAGATCACCATCGACGGTGCGCCGTTGCAGTCGTTCTCAGAAGCGGAACTGCGCAACAGGCTGGGGCTCGTGCTCCAAGATCCGTTCCTGTTCGTCGGCGATGTGAAGCAAAACATCCGCCTGCACAATGAGCGGATCACCGATGAAGAGATCATTTCGGCGGCGCAGTTCGTGCAGGCCGATCCCTTTATCCAAAAGCTCCCGCACGGCTATGACGAACCGGTCGGCGAGCGGGGGGCGACGTTCTCCAGCGGTCAGCGGCAACTGTTGTCATTTGCCCGCACGATGGCGTTGCAACCGAAAGTGCTCGTCCTCGACGAAGCGACGGCGAGCGTCGATACGGAGACCGAAGAGATGATCCAGCAGGCGCTCGAAAAAATGCGGCGCGGCCGCACGACGATCGCGATCGCGCATCGCCTTTCGACGATCCAAGATGCTGACCTGATCCTCGTCTTGCATCGCGGCGAAATCGTGGAGCGCGGCACCCATCAGGAACTGCTCGCCGAGCAGGGCCTCTACCACAAAATGTACCTGCTCCAGCAAGGGGCGGTAGAAACAGCAGCGGTTTAG